The genomic window AAGCTGTTGAGCATCAACGTCCATATTATCATCCGGAGAAGAATCCTTCTCAAGGTCAATGACGTCTGGGGATGAACTTTGGTCTGTATTGCCAACCTCAATAAAAGCAGATATTCCATTCTCCATGAGCCCTCCCCACTCGTCACAGAAATATTTCCAATCAAGCTCAGGGATGATTGTTAGCTTGTCTGTCTAGAAAAAGGTGCAAGAGTACTAGAGATTagatcaaaatcagaattccCCAAGTCTGCGTTTGACGCTATAAACAGCCAACACGAGAGAGGATGTAAACTGAATCCGACAATCACGATACCAATTTGTTAAATTCAGAACATGATTCCCTTTATTTCTCACTGAAAGAAAATCACACCACAGAACCACGGAACCATACTATCAGACACCTTACTTCCAAGCTCTAAAACCAGTCTCAAAACACACAGACACCTCCCCACACTTGATTAAtctcttatttataatatccTTACTTCTACAGAAATAAGTTATTTATGttcatatgaaaaatatttgttgaagCCTCTCTATGTTGTGATGAACACTTATCAATTTTCCATTCAGATATTGGCTTTACTGTATCAAACAGTTTAAAAATAGATTAGGAATCATCTCACGGTATATATGATGCACTTACAGATggatttttctgaaaatacGAGCCACGTCTGCAGACAAGTTCAGGGAGCCTTTCAAGGAGTCGTGTATGCTGAAACAAACAACCATAGGAACAAACCATTAGTTTTATGCTCATAGTGGGGGGATGAAATGAGGCCTGCTGAAATAAGACAGGTCATACCACCCGCGTTTACTAacatatattgaaatatttctATGAGAGGAAATAGAGAAAGTGGTCAGGGACACTGATTTAGAATTAATCACTTCTGTCCACATAGAGCTTTACCCCCACAATATCTAACTGCCAGTAAATTGGAAACCGACTCACTGCCGAGCAACAGATCTTACCTTTTTGCATTTGAGAGTATTAATGACTCCATCAAGACGTTCAGGCTCTGGTGCTGAAGAACTATTTTTTCCAGTCATGTTAATATAGATTCTCCATTGCACTAGCCACGGAGAAGGCAACAAGAAATATCGGCTTTGTGGCGTTAATGGTATACCCTTTCCCGTGGCTAACTTCTCGTGATTTTGGCGCTGCTTGACCTTCAATGTTCTGTTGCATAAAATAGAAGGTAAGAAAATCTTTAAGAGTATAAcgaccaacaaaaaaaataactaatcaTGGCTAACCTTAGTGAATCCTCGAAGCATGCAACCTCAGAAAGTACCTCTGTGCAATGACAACATTGGCTGGAGTCCACAGGAAAACAAGTACAATCCAAAGTATCTTCTGACATCACTTTTAGAGCATCTTCAAAAAGGAATGACCAGAAATTCTCTGGAACTACAACTCTTTTGGCCCCTGGTGCTTGCTCTGGCATCAGCTCACCATGATTGCACGTAATAGCATTTGTGGGCCCCGCATCTGCTTCAGTAGGAGCATCaagatttttcctttttatccATTGCTGTAACCTGGAAACATGCTATTACGTTTTAGAAGCAGCTAATTGTGGAAACACCCCacaaaataatagtaattaaGTGCTCCATAAAATAAAGCGCCATCTGCATATGCATCAAACTTACAAAAGACTTGAACACATACCATGCTCTAGAGATATAATACATTCCGTCCTCGCACTTTCCCGAAAGAACATCATTTGCTATGCTTTTCATGAATGTTCTTCGATCCCTATAACTGTCAGAAGACACAACCATGCGAGCACCATCCATAAGGCAGTCCCTGCAGTAGTCCCCTTTCCCTAACTTTGGTCCGCCATTGAACTAAACATACGAGAAAATTATTCCATCAGAAATAATAACATAGcataagaaaaatgttgataGTCGAACAGAAGTCTGTCTACTGGAATCTagaaactataattttttctGACAAATAGTTAATGATGGCAGCTGATGCAAACTTGAAATCAATAAAGTTTCCGCCccgaaaaaggaaagaaactAACACATGAGCTACACAAAGTACATTGCATACCTTTGATTCTAACTTGATCCATGCAAGTTCAGATATCCGCTTCATGCAATTCACTTTTGAGGCATGAACTTTCCCATGGGAACACAGTAAAGGGGTGTTGTCCAAAGCGCTACACCATACAAGAACAAATATAATCAAGAACACTTGAAAGATGTAATCTGATTTGCTAAACAGAAAATCATATTTACCACTACCAGTTAGAGCTGGAaactgaaataaaatataaattttcaaaggGAAACAATATTTAGAAGTTTGGTGTGGGGTACAAAGTCGCCATCATATTCTGATAAATTATAGACGATGCATTTGAATGATATGATATTCTGTTGCAGATTTTAATGCATCCTATGTTGAAAGCAGTGCAGTATGTAGAGAATAACAACAAATGCATGTATGAGGAGCTTTACTTACGGAGGTAAAGTGGTATCAGCCCATAGACGAAGCCAATCTGTGGAGATCCAAAAATATTGTTCTTCAAGTGACTGAACAGCAGCTTCTGAAAGGATTGTCCGTACTTCTTGCCTCCTTTCAGTCAAAGCATTCaattctttttcctttcttaaATTATATTGCTTGCAACTCTCAAGGAATACTGCATTCATGTTATTGATCCATTCAGAAAGATGTTTTGGAAGATAACCACCTTTAAGCTGTTTAACTTCTCCTTTAGTAATGTCAAtaggattttctttttgtccttCCTGATTTTCCTGTTTATCGCATCTAAGACTATACATCAGCATATAAGCATCACTGGATGAGAAAACCTCTGACTTAATAGCAGACCTACAGTCTGAAGAGCCTGATTGAATGCCATCTGTGATATTCCCACTACTAGCCGTACCATTACTCTCAGATTgtggagttgaagaagaagcttcattACATGGACGTTTACCCAGTTCTGACACATGTTCATCATCAAATTCCCACCACAAGCCAgtcttttcatcttttatgTGAGCAACATAATGTCCGCTGTTAACAGCGCTTCCTTTGTGGATTAACACAGCAGAGAGATCGTATgtcaatttgttttgagaagACTCTGCCAATCTCGATCCCATATCCAGCACTTGAGGAAAGGAAAATGATGAGgtgattttcttcttcgccGTTGTCTATTGACATGATCAAGccaaagaaaaggaaaaatttaTGCAACTTTAACAAGGTCTTATCTAAGATTAAATTGGACAGTAGAAATGATTAGATTTCAGCATCAAAACATGCAAGTTTGTATCAGGAGAAGGAGGGAAAAGATATGAGAATGACCATGAGTAAAAAGTATAGTCTATGAGAATGACCATGAGTAAAAAGTTGATAACTCAATCAGCCAAAGATAGCATACAAGAAAATCGCCTCAGCACG from Arabidopsis thaliana chromosome 3, partial sequence includes these protein-coding regions:
- the UBP26 gene encoding ubiquitin-specific protease 26, which encodes MSRPNTRNKNKRQRPDAVDSSSQILRKIHEANDVTDDDINQLFMIWKPVCQGCRVNTRDNPNCFCGLVPPLNGSRKSGLWQKTSEIIQSLGPDPTLDRRDSESTPAGLTNLGATCYANSILQCLYMNTAFREGVFSVEVHVLKQNPVLDQIARLFAQLHASQKSFVDSDAFVKTLELDNGVQQDTHEFLTLLLSLLERCLLHSGVKAKTIVQDLFSGSVSHVTTCSKCGRDSEASSKMEDFYALELNVKGLKSLDASLNDYLSLEQLNGDNQYFCGSCNARVDATRCIKLRTLPPVITFQLKRCIFLPKTTAKKKITSSFSFPQVLDMGSRLAESSQNKLTYDLSAVLIHKGSAVNSGHYVAHIKDEKTGLWWEFDDEHVSELGKRPCNEASSSTPQSESNGTASSGNITDGIQSGSSDCRSAIKSEVFSSSDAYMLMYSLRCDKQENQEGQKENPIDITKGEVKQLKGGYLPKHLSEWINNMNAVFLESCKQYNLRKEKELNALTERRQEVRTILSEAAVQSLEEQYFWISTDWLRLWADTTLPPALDNTPLLCSHGKVHASKVNCMKRISELAWIKLESKFNGGPKLGKGDYCRDCLMDGARMVVSSDSYRDRRTFMKSIANDVLSGKCEDGMYYISRAWLQQWIKRKNLDAPTEADAGPTNAITCNHGELMPEQAPGAKRVVVPENFWSFLFEDALKVMSEDTLDCTCFPVDSSQCCHCTEVLSEVACFEDSLRTLKVKQRQNHEKLATGKGIPLTPQSRYFLLPSPWLVQWRIYINMTGKNSSSAPEPERLDGVINTLKCKKHTRLLERLPELVCRRGSYFQKNPSTDKLTIIPELDWKYFCDEWGGLMENGISAFIEVGNTDQSSSPDVIDLEKDSSPDDNMDVDAQQLILRASPEICEECIGERESCELMQKLSYSEGDVFVCFVRGKEAPKAMLEASDSSFEVDRRTSKRSRRTNYGNLTSLKVSATTTVYQLKMMIWELLGVMKENQELHKGSKVIDQESATLADMNIFPGDRLWVRDTEMHEHRDIADELCEKKPGAQDIEEGFRGTLLTGNISSEAC
- the UBP26 gene encoding ubiquitin-specific protease 26, whose product is MSRPNTRNKNKRQRPDAVDSSSQILRKIHEANDVTDDDINQLFMIWKPVCQGCRVNTRDNPNCFCGLVPPLNGSRKSGLWQKTSEIIQSLGPDPTLDRRDSESTPAGLTNLGATCYANSILQCLYMNTAFREGVFSVEVHVLKQNPVLDQIARLFAQLHASQKSFVDSDAFVKTLELDNGVQQDTHEFLTLLLSLLERCLLHSGVKAKTIVQDLFSGSVSHVTTCSKCGRDSEASSKMEDFYALELNVKGLKSLDASLNDYLSLEQLNGDNQYFCGSCNARVDATRCIKLRTLPPVITFQLKRCIFLPKTTAKKKITSSFSFPQVLDMGSRLAESSQNKLTYDLSAVLIHKGSAVNSGHYVAHIKDEKTGLWWEFDDEHVSELGKRPCNEASSSTPQSESNGTASSGNITDGIQSGSSDCRCDKQENQEGQKENPIDITKGEVKQLKGGYLPKHLSEWINNMNAVFLESCKQYNLRKEKELNALTERRQEVRTILSEAAVQSLEEQYFWISTDWLRLWADTTLPPALDNTPLLCSHGKVHASKVNCMKRISELAWIKLESKFNGGPKLGKGDYCRDCLMDGARMVVSSDSYRDRRTFMKSIANDVLSGKCEDGMYYISRAWLQQWIKRKNLDAPTEADAGPTNAITCNHGELMPEQAPGAKRVVVPENFWSFLFEDALKVMSEDTLDCTCFPVDSSQCCHCTEVLSEVACFEDSLRTLKVKQRQNHEKLATGKGIPLTPQSRYFLLPSPWLVQWRIYINMTGKNSSSAPEPERLDGVINTLKCKKHTRLLERLPELVCRRGSYFQKNPSTDKLTIIPELDWKYFCDEWGGLMENGISAFIEVGNTDQSSSPDVIDLEKDSSPDDNMDVDAQQLILRASPEICEECIGERESCELMQKLSYSEGDVFVCFVRGKEAPKAMLEASDSSFEVDRRTSKRSRRTNYGNLTSLKVSATTTVYQLKMMIWELLGVMKENQELHKGSKVIDQESATLADMNIFPGDRLWVRDTEMHEHRDIADELCEKKPGAQDIEEGFRGTLLTGNISSEAC